The Pseudogulbenkiania sp. MAI-1 sequence TGCTGCGCAACGAGGCCGGCGCGCGCCACATCGCCACCAGCATGGACGCCGGCTTGTGCGCCGTCGACTTCGCCAACGGTACGCTGACCTTCGCCGGGGCACGGCTGGCGCTCTACTGGAGCGACGGTGAAGAGGATGGCGAGATCGCCGGCGAGCGCTGCGGCATCGCCGACCGCAAGCCGGGGCAGTTCCGCAACCACGTCGTGACGCTGCGTCGCGACGTCAGCTATTACCTTACCACCGACGGCTTCCTCGACCAGGCCGGCGGCGAGAAGGGCTACGGTTTCGGCCGCCGCCGCTTCGCCGAGCTGTTGCGGCGCCACGCGCGCCTGCCGGCGGCGCAGCAGCGCGAGGCGTTCCAGCAATGCCTGGCCGACTACCAGGGCGAGCAGGTCCAGCGCGACGACATCACGGTGCTCGGCTTCCGCTTCGGACGCCTGGCCGGACAATGAGCGATTACGACAGAAAGGAGAGTCCATGGAGCAGGTCGACGTGCTATCGCTGAGGGAAGCCTTCATCCGCCAAGGCATCATGCTGTGCTTCAACGGCCCCTTCTCGGCCACGCTGATCGAGGAGATAGGCCAGGCCTTGCGCAAGCACATGCAGGGACTGCAAGAGTCGCAATCGGCCGTGACCGACGTGTTCTCGGTGTACATCGAGCTGACCCAGAACATCCGCCACTACACCGCCCTGCGCGGCCTGGAGGGGGCCGACGCGCACGCCACGCTGATCGTGTCGCGCTCGGAGGACGGCCGCTACGTGGTCAGCGCCGGCAACGTCGTCACGGCGGACGACGGCGCGGCGCTGGTGGCGCGCATCGAGGCGCTCGCCCGGCTCGATAAGGCCGAACTCAAGGCCGAGTACAAGCACCAGCTGCGCCAGCCACGTGACCCGGCCGCCAAGACCGGCGCCGGGCTGGGGCTGATCGACCTGGCACGCCGGGCGCGCGAACCCTTGGGTTGCTCGCTCACCGGGCTGGAGCGGGGGTTGTCGTTTTTCAGTTTACGCGTAGTGATTTGACGAGGTTGACATGCAAGATCTGATTGTCCAGGGCAACGGCTCAATCCCGGCCATCCGGGCGGACTGGGCGGCAGGCTGTCTGGAAATGACCGGGGACTCCTATCCCGAGAACGCTTTCGAGCTGTACCAGCCGGTGATCGACTGGATCGAGTCCTTTCTCGCCGGCGAAGAGCGCCCGCTGCGGCTGCAGTTGCAACTGCTCTACCTCAATACCAGCAGCATCCGCGCCATGATGGACGTGCTCGATCTGCTGCAGGGGGCGCACGAGAAGGGCCGCGCCGTCGGCCTGGAATGGCGCTACGAGCGCGAGAACGAGCGGGTGGCGGAGCTGGCCGAAGAGTTCCGCGAGGATTACACCTTCCCGTTCGACATCGTCGCCCACGACTGAACCGGCGGAGCCGCCATGAAACAGCACGAGCAGCTGGAAGAGCGCATCGAAGCCCTGTTGGCCGACGCCGCCCACGCCGGGCACCCCCTGCATGAGGCGCTCGGTGCGCTGTTCGAGCGCTACCGCGAGCAGACCCGGCAGATCGAGCGGGTGAGCCGCATCGCCGACCGCTACCAGGACGCCGAGCGCGACCGTGGTCTGAGCTACGCCGCGCGTTACCAGCGCCAGCTGCGCCAGGTCGAAAAGATCGTGCGCATCAGCGACCGCTACCAGAGCATGCTGCGCGACATGAACGAGCGCCTGCACTGGCTCTCCAGCCGCGACGAGCTGACCGGCCTGCCCAACCGCCGCCATGCACTACTGCGGCTGCGCCAGGAGTTGCAGCGGCTGGGCCGGCATGGCGGGCAGTTCTGCCTGGCGCTGGCCGATGTCGACCATTTCAAGAGCATCAACGATTCCTACGGCCACGACGTCGGCGACCGGGCGCTGGCGGCCATCGCCAATGGTCTGTCGGAAGGGGTGCGCGAGTATGATCTTTGTGCGCGCTGGGGCGGCGAGGAATTCCTGCTGCTGTTCCCGCAGTCCGGGCTGGAAGAAGTGCAGGGCGTGCTGGAGCGCTTGCGCGGGCAATTGGCCGTCCTGAGCGGGCAACTGCTGCCGGCCGGTGCGGCGGTGTTCACCCTGTCGTTCGGGCTGACCCTTTGTCGCGACTCCGCCGAAGCGGTCGACGCCATGCTGCAGCGTGTCGACCGGGCGCTGTACCAGGCCAAGGGGCAGGGGCGCGACTGCATCGTGATCGGCTAAGAGCCTCTCATTGAGGCGGTTCCGCCTGCGCATCTTGGGCTCCGGCGGTACGGCGTGCCAATCTATCGCTGAGCCAATCGAAGATTGGCACGCAGGGATTTGCTCAGCGATGCGGAATCCTCATGTCTTCCGTGTACAGTCCGGTTCCTGCGCTGCTCTTCACCCCGCTGAGGGCTGCTCGCGACAGATCGTGAACAGGTTCTTACACTAGCGCGCGGCCGGCTTGGCCGCCTTGCGCTCGATCTCCTGCAAGGTGGCGCGTGCCGCGTCCTGCCACGGCCCGCCCGCGGCCAGCGCCCGTTCGGCGTGCGCGCGGGCCTGTTCCAGCTCGCCCTGATCGGCCAGCACCACCGCCAGGTTGTTGTGCGCGGCGGCGTCGTCCGGGTGCGCCGCCAGCGCCTGCTCCAGCGCCGCGCGCGCGGCGGGCAGGTCGCCCATGGCGTAGGCGGCGTTGCCCAGCCCGATCGCCAGCGTCGCGTTGTTCGGCCAACGCTCGAGCGCGGTGGCGTAGCCCCGGCGCGCGTCGGCGCGGGAGGCCAGGCGGTCGAACGCCACCAGGGCGACGACCGTGCCCGGCTCGTCGGCGCTGGCCGGCAGCGTGTCCGGCGGCAGCACGGCGACGGCCCAGCGCTCGCTGCGCGCCCAGGTGTTGTCGAAGGCGGTCAGGCTCATCACCTGGCGCCGGTAGGTGCCGGAGCGCAGCACCATCTCGTCGCGCGCCAGGTCGTAGCCGACCACCACTGCGTAATGCCACGACGGCCACCACGACAGCCCCAGATTCTGCATCACCAGCACCGGGTGGCCGGCACGCACCTCGTCGAGCAGCGCGTCCAGCCGCGGCGGCAGCACCGTCGCCACCCGGCCGTGGCGGCGCGCTGCGGCGAGCATCTCGATCTGCAGGCTGCCCTGCCGCGCCGGCACGTAGACCTGGCTGGTCAGCTCGTCCGGCAGCACCGGCTTGCCCGACGCCGTCAGCACCGTGGCCAGCGCCGCCGGCCCGCACTGGTACTGCTCCTGCGGGAAGAACGGCGTCTCGGTCAGTTCGACCTGGCGCGGCAGGTCGGTGCGCGCCAGCTGCTGCCGGACCACCGGCGTGGCGCAGGCGGAGAGCAGCAGCACGGCCGCCAGCAGCAGGCCGCGCCACGGTAGCGACAGGGAGCGCGCCATCGGTCAGCGGATGGAGCGGGTGAACGGGAAGATCTTGGTCAGCCCGAGGATGTCGGTCAGCAGCAGCACGAAGAACACCACCAGGATGGCGCCGACGATGTCGCCGCCGGCCGGGGCGTTGGCGGCTTTTTCGGCCAGCAGTGCGGCGTCCTTGTCGCTCAGCGCGGCGATGCGTTCGCGCGCCTGCTCGGGCGATACGCCCTGGCGCTCCAGTTCGGCGATGACGTCGGCGCGGTTGAGGCTTTCCAGGATGCGAGCGCGGTTGGCGTCGCCGGCGCTGGTGCTGGCCTGGTTGAGCTGTTCCACCCCGATCATCGCCGCCTGGGCGGACTGGGTGATGCCGGCGAAGCCGATGGACAGGGCCAGCGAGGTGGCGATAAAGGTTTTGCGTGCGAGCATGGTGCGTCCTTCTTGTCAGGTGGGAGGTGGCCTCAAAAAGAATGAGAGCGGCGATCCCCGGATAAGTTCTTTAACAGATATGCAGACGGGAAGGAGAAGTCAACCCGGTCACTCCGCCGGTCTGGGAGGACGGGTGAAATGAAAACCGCCCCGGGGCACGGCGGCAACCCGGGGCGGTGTCTGGTGGGGAGTCAGTCTGGGTGGCGGGACTCAGAAACCGTGATGCATGCCGATCACCAGTTCGTTGCTGGCACGGTCATCGGTGTTCACCTTGCTGCGCAGGAATTCCGCCAGCAGCGCGGTACGCTTGGAGAGGTCGTAGCTGGTGCCCAGCACGAACTCGTTGCGGCGCTTGTCGCTGTCGTACTTGTAATTGTTGGTACGCATCACCGAAGCGCGCAGGGCGAAACGGTCCGGCTTGTATTCGGCGAACAGCATCAGGCTCTTCTGGGTCGCCGGGTCGGCCGGCACAGAGGTCAGGCTGCCGATCGACGTGGCGGTGGTCGACAGCTTGGACTGGTTGTATTCGGCCGCCAGCGTCAGCCCTTGCAGCGGCGTCAGCTTGCCGGCGGCGACCCAGTCGGTGGCGTGGCCGGCGTTGGCGTAGGGGGTGACCGAACCATCGCCAGTGACCAGGTCCTGGCGGCTGTAGCCGGCATGCAGACCGTAATTGGCGCCTTCGAAGTTGGCGCCCAGTGCCCAGGCGTTGCCGGCGGTGTTCCCGGTGCCCTTCTCGCCGGCCGCCCAGCTGGCGGCGGCATTGAACTGGCCGAACTTCGGCGTTTCGTACTTGACCGCCCCCTTCTGGCCACCGGCGTCACCCAGGCCGAGCACGCCGCCGATGCCCCGGTCCGGGCCGTGGTCGCCGACGTCGAAGAAGTTGGCCTTCCAGTAGCCATCGCCGTAGGCGTTGATGCCGTGGCCCAGCTTGATCGCGCCGAAGGCGCCGGACAGGCCGACGAAGGTGTCGCCGGTGGCGAAGGTGTCCGCCGTGCCGGTGCCGTCCAGATGCACGTTGTTGTTCATCTGCCAGATGGCCTTCATGCCGTCGCCGAGGTCCTCGCTGCCGACAAAGTCGATTTCAGAACCGAAATCCTTGACGCCGTTCACATGGGTGCCGTCGACATTGCTCTTGCGCTGCACACCGGCTTCCATCTTGCCGATGATGCTGACGTCCGCCAGCGCGGCACCGGAAAACAGCGACAGCACGGCCGTGGCCAGCACGACGTTTTTCACGTTCATCATTGTGGTTTTCATATTGTTGTCTCCTCTACGTGCTCGAAAAGAGCACGGCATGACGGGGGAAGCCCCCGTCTCTCTTGTTTACGTAACTGTCGGGCAAAAGCTCCCCTCGCTTCTTGAAATCAGGAAGCGATAAACAGCTTCTGCTCTTCAGCCTTGTCACAACTAACCTGCTACGACCCGGCCCGTTCAGGAATGGACCCTGGTGCGAAAGCTGGAGCATGGGTTGATTCAGGATGGGAGATGGCTCTCCAAGCCGGCACTATCCGGCCAGCATTGAATGGCCTTAGCTTGGCAGCGGGGGTGAGAAGAATTTCATGATGTCTCCTTTGTAGTTTTACTACTTGTGATGTAATGCTTCACCTTCGCAGGCTCGATTGACTGAGCTTGCGGGTGCGCCGCCCGGCACCAGTAAAGCGGGCCTGCGACCGTTTGCCCTGCTCGCCGTTTTCGACATTGCCTTGGCCGAGCCATGCTTGCGGACAGGCCGCCGACGACGTGGGGCTGCGGTTCTTCTGCGACCGTGATGCGGCATGGAGGATGATGACAAATCCTGATGTTGTCGCAAAATTACATTGTAAGGAATTGTAAGAAATGTCGTTTTTCTTCCACGGAGCCCGGCGGGCGGCAGGGAGTCAGCAGGTTTGATCGGGAGGGAACTGGGCGAGGTCATCGCCGTGCGCGGCGCACAGCGCGCGTTTCTCGGCGGCGGAGAGTTGCTTGACGGCGTACTCGGCCTTGAGCGCGGCCGACTTGTCGTCGAACGCCAGTACCAGCGCCACCCGCTCGGGCGGGTACAAGCGGGTATAGCGTGCCCCCTTGCCGGCGGCGTGGGCGGCATAGCGCCGGGCGACGTCGGTGGTGATGCCGGTGTAGAGGCTGCCGCCGCGGCATTCCAGCATGTAGAGATACCAGCTCATTCGGATCGGTCGGAACAGGACCCCGCTACGGTAACGCAGCGGGGGCGATTGTCCAAGGCCGGCCGTAATCAGCGTGCGTAGCGGGCGGTCAGCGTGGCCTGGCCCAGGCTGCTGGCGTTGATCTGGTAGCCGACGAGTGCCGGCATGGCATGCGTGTCGAGATCGAGGTGCGGGACTTTCAGCGCGTGGACGGTGAAGCGGTAGCGGTGCGGTGCATCGCCCGGCGGCGGGCAGGCGCCACCGAAGCCCGGCTGGCCGTAATCGGTGAGGCCTTGCACCGCACTTGGCGGCAGTGCCCCGCCGGGATTGCCGGCGCCGCTGGGCAGGCTGCGCGCCGTCGCCGGCAGATTGAACACCACCCAGTGCCACCAGCCGCTGCCGGTGGGCGCGTCCGGGTCGTAGACGGTGACGGCGAAGCTCTGCGTGCCGGCCGGCGGGTCTTTCCAGACCAGCGCCGGCGAGCGGTTGGCACCGCTGCAGCCGAAGCCGTCGAATTCTTGCTGGCGGCTCAGGAACTGGCCGTCGGCGATATCGGAGCTGGTGAGCTCGAACGCCTGGACGGAAGAAGCCAGCGCAAGGCCGGCGATCAGGGTGAGAGTGCGAGGGGGCATGGCAGGCTCCATGGTTGAAAGACCCCTCCAGTATCGGCAGCGCCCGGTAT is a genomic window containing:
- the siaD gene encoding biofilm regulation diguanylate cyclase SiaD, whose protein sequence is MKQHEQLEERIEALLADAAHAGHPLHEALGALFERYREQTRQIERVSRIADRYQDAERDRGLSYAARYQRQLRQVEKIVRISDRYQSMLRDMNERLHWLSSRDELTGLPNRRHALLRLRQELQRLGRHGGQFCLALADVDHFKSINDSYGHDVGDRALAAIANGLSEGVREYDLCARWGGEEFLLLFPQSGLEEVQGVLERLRGQLAVLSGQLLPAGAAVFTLSFGLTLCRDSAEAVDAMLQRVDRALYQAKGQGRDCIVIG
- a CDS encoding PA2779 family protein translates to MLARKTFIATSLALSIGFAGITQSAQAAMIGVEQLNQASTSAGDANRARILESLNRADVIAELERQGVSPEQARERIAALSDKDAALLAEKAANAPAGGDIVGAILVVFFVLLLTDILGLTKIFPFTRSIR
- the siaC gene encoding biofilm regulation phosphoprotein SiaC, with translation MQDLIVQGNGSIPAIRADWAAGCLEMTGDSYPENAFELYQPVIDWIESFLAGEERPLRLQLQLLYLNTSSIRAMMDVLDLLQGAHEKGRAVGLEWRYERENERVAELAEEFREDYTFPFDIVAHD
- a CDS encoding GIY-YIG nuclease family protein, translating into MSWYLYMLECRGGSLYTGITTDVARRYAAHAAGKGARYTRLYPPERVALVLAFDDKSAALKAEYAVKQLSAAEKRALCAAHGDDLAQFPPDQTC
- a CDS encoding PA2778 family cysteine peptidase; protein product: MARSLSLPWRGLLLAAVLLLSACATPVVRQQLARTDLPRQVELTETPFFPQEQYQCGPAALATVLTASGKPVLPDELTSQVYVPARQGSLQIEMLAAARRHGRVATVLPPRLDALLDEVRAGHPVLVMQNLGLSWWPSWHYAVVVGYDLARDEMVLRSGTYRRQVMSLTAFDNTWARSERWAVAVLPPDTLPASADEPGTVVALVAFDRLASRADARRGYATALERWPNNATLAIGLGNAAYAMGDLPAARAALEQALAAHPDDAAAHNNLAVVLADQGELEQARAHAERALAAGGPWQDAARATLQEIERKAAKPAAR
- the siaB gene encoding biofilm regulation protein kinase SiaB → MEQVDVLSLREAFIRQGIMLCFNGPFSATLIEEIGQALRKHMQGLQESQSAVTDVFSVYIELTQNIRHYTALRGLEGADAHATLIVSRSEDGRYVVSAGNVVTADDGAALVARIEALARLDKAELKAEYKHQLRQPRDPAAKTGAGLGLIDLARRAREPLGCSLTGLERGLSFFSLRVVI
- a CDS encoding YbhB/YbcL family Raf kinase inhibitor-like protein, translated to MPPRTLTLIAGLALASSVQAFELTSSDIADGQFLSRQQEFDGFGCSGANRSPALVWKDPPAGTQSFAVTVYDPDAPTGSGWWHWVVFNLPATARSLPSGAGNPGGALPPSAVQGLTDYGQPGFGGACPPPGDAPHRYRFTVHALKVPHLDLDTHAMPALVGYQINASSLGQATLTARYAR
- a CDS encoding porin; amino-acid sequence: MKTTMMNVKNVVLATAVLSLFSGAALADVSIIGKMEAGVQRKSNVDGTHVNGVKDFGSEIDFVGSEDLGDGMKAIWQMNNNVHLDGTGTADTFATGDTFVGLSGAFGAIKLGHGINAYGDGYWKANFFDVGDHGPDRGIGGVLGLGDAGGQKGAVKYETPKFGQFNAAASWAAGEKGTGNTAGNAWALGANFEGANYGLHAGYSRQDLVTGDGSVTPYANAGHATDWVAAGKLTPLQGLTLAAEYNQSKLSTTATSIGSLTSVPADPATQKSLMLFAEYKPDRFALRASVMRTNNYKYDSDKRRNEFVLGTSYDLSKRTALLAEFLRSKVNTDDRASNELVIGMHHGF